Proteins from a single region of Thamnophis elegans isolate rThaEle1 chromosome 17, rThaEle1.pri, whole genome shotgun sequence:
- the MARK2 gene encoding serine/threonine-protein kinase MARK2 isoform X11 gives MSSTGRSPLPTVTENLEQPALGHPDSKTSGKANMLRGRIPATSADEQPHIGNYRLLKTIGKGNFAKVKLARHVLTGKEVAVKIIDKTQLNSSSLQKLFREVRIMKVLNHPNIVKLFEVIETDKTLYLVMEYASGGEVFDYLVAHGRMKEKEARAKFRQIVSAVQYCHQKFIVHRDLKAENLLLDADMNIKIADFGFSNEFTFGNKLDTFCGSPPYAAPELFQGKKYDGPEVDVWSLGVILYTLVSGSLPFDGQNLKELRERVLRGKYRIPFYMSTDCENLLKKFLILNPSKRGTLEQIMKDRWMNVGHEDDELKPYVEPLPDYKDPRRTELMISMGYTKEEIQESLVSQKYNEVMATYLLLGYKNSELDNDSSTLKPRPQPELANSTVPSPSHKVQRSVSANPKQRRLSDQVPNLPTSTSYSKKTQAANAENKRPEEEREAGRSKAGSTVKVPASPLPSLERKKSTPMPSTNSVLSTSTNRSRNSPMLDRASLGQNSIQNGKDSLTTPGSRASTASASAAVSSARPRQHQKSMSASVHPSKPTLPPTDNHCEAQRPSTAPQRAPVASPSAHNISSALPERTNFPRGIQSRSTFHAGQLRPVRDQQNLSYGLTPASPSGNSQGRRGASGSLFSKFTSKFVRRRKSCCHFSAVTSTKSRVSCKMPDLTKWNQASFIPLN, from the exons CCGGCCTTGGGACACCCAGATTCCAAGACCAGCGGCAAGGCCAACATGCTTCGAGGGCGCATCCCTGCCACCTCCGCCGACGAGCAGCCCCACATCGGGAACTACCGCCTGCTGAAGACCATCGGCAAGGGCAATTTTGCCAAAGTCAAGCTGGCGCGCCACGTTTTGACGGGGAAAGAG GTGGCTGTGAAAATAATCGACAAGACGCAGTTGAATTCCTCCAGCTTACAGAAG CTCTTCCGGGAAGTGCGAATAATGAAGGTTCTGAATCACCCGAATATAG ttaaattatttgaagtcATAGAGACGGATAAGACGCTGTACCTCGTCATGGAGTATGCCAGCGGAG gTGAAGTCTTTGACTACTTAGTGGCTCatggaagaatgaaagagaaggaagcacgGGCAAAATTCCGACAG aTCGTTTCTGCTGTGCAGTACTGTCACCAAAAATTCATTGTACATAGAGACTTGAAG gCAGAAAATCTGCTCTTAGATGCCGACATGAACATCAAGATTGCAGACTTTGGCTTCAGCAACGAATTCACGTTCGGCAACAAGCTTGACACATTCTGCGGGAGCCCCCCGTACGCCGCGCCCGAATTGTTCCAGGGCAAGAAGTACGACGGGCCCGAGGTGGACGTCTGGAGCCTCGGGGTTATCCTCTACACACTGGTCAGCGGCTCCCTGCCCTTCGATGGGCAGAACCTCAAG GAGCTGCGAGAACGGGTTTTGAGGGGGAAGTACCGCATCCCCTTCTACATGTCCACGGACTGCGAGAACCTGCTGAAGAAATTCCTCATCCTGAACCCTAGCAAGAGAGGCACTTTAGAG caaaTCATGAAAGACCGCTGGATGAATGTGGGTCACGAGGACGATGAATTGAAGCCTTACGTGGAACCTCTGCCAGACTATAAGGACCCACGACGGACAG AGCTCATGATCTCTATGGGGTACACCAAGGAAGAAATCCAAGAGTCCTTAGTCAGCCAGAAGTATAATGAAGTGATGGCAACGTATCTGCTGCTAGGTTACAAAAACTCAGAG CTTGACAACGACAGCAGCACCCTCAAACCTCGCCCCCAGCCTGAGCTCGCCAACAGCACGGTCCCCTCCCCTTCGCACAAGGTACAGCGCAGCGTCTCCGCCAACCCCAAGCAGCGCCGCTTAAGTGACCAGG TACCCAACCTCCCGACGTCCACCTCTTACTCCAAGAAAACACAGGCTGCCAACGCTGAGAACAAGAGGCCCGAAGAGGAGAGAGAGGCCGGGCGCAGCAAGGCTGGGAGTACCGTCAAAGTGCCCGCCAGCCCCCTGCCAAGCCTGGAGAGGAAGAAAAGCACCCCCATGCCCTCTACG AACAGCGTCCTCTCGACCAGCACAAACCGGAGCCGCAATTCGCCGATGCTGGACCGAGCCAGCTTGGGCCAGAACTCGATACAGAACGGCAAAGATAg cctaaCCACTCCGGGCTCCAGGGCCTCTACCGCCTCCGCTTCCGCCGCCGTGAGCTCCGCGCGCCCGCGACAGCACCAGAAATCCATGTCCGCCTCGGTGCACCCCTCCAAGCCCACGCTGCCCCCTACCGACAATCACTGCGAGGCCCAGCGACCTAG CACGGCCCCCCAGCGGGCTCCCGTGGCCTCCCCTTCCGCCCACAACATCAGCAGCGCCCTCCCCGAGCGCACCAACTTCCCGCGGGGCATCCAGAGCCGCAGCACTTTCCACGCTGGGCAGCTCCGGCCGGTCCGGGACCAACAGAACCTCTCCTACGGCCTGACGCCCGCCTCGCCTTCGGGCAACAGCCAAGGACGGAGAGGGGCGTCGGGCAGCCTCTTCAGCAAGTTCACCTCCAAGTTCGTACGCAG